Sequence from the Equus quagga isolate Etosha38 chromosome 15, UCLA_HA_Equagga_1.0, whole genome shotgun sequence genome:
tcccttctatTGTTGAACCCCTCAGATTACTACTGGATGTCCTCGGTTatttttcctggatttctttGATGATAGTTTACCCCTTCTATGCCTGTAACCAAAGGAATAGCTTTGGTGTCATCGTTCCCTACCGTCTAGTGCAACTTTTTGTTGCCTTATCTCAGAGTTGATTGTACCTTTGCCTAGAAAGAATTATTATATCTTGGCCTCTAACAGCCTATTTagtcaaagatttttttccttttccttgcctaTTATTGGTTTTCTACCTCAGTTTCCATGAGAGCACTTTACTTAATTTTAGTTCCCAAACAAAAGCATATAGTTGTGCGTGAGTATTTCTGCATTTCTAGCTCATAAGTTCTAGTTCATCGGGTTCACAGTTATTGAAGGGTTcacaaaatatgtttattgttCTACTCTTTAGAATACTGGAAAGTGGATGATTACAAAGCTTGGCACCAAGAAATCCAAGACAGGCTTAAAAGTTTGGAACAAGCCCACGAAGGTCGTGCAAGTGGAAAAATAGTTCAGTCAGGCATGAACCTTTCACTTTTAAAGCAAAAAGCCAGTAAGTGTGTCCcaaatggaaaacatttgaaatattcattAGATTTATTTACTCAGAATGGAAATTGTGGAAGAAAGAAGTCTTGTAAGTTAAATGGATATGAAAAATCATTTCTctataaaaaacatgaaaaaacttGCATTGGATTAAAATactatgaatgtaatgaatgtggaaaagtCATCAGCAGGAAGTCACGATTCGTTGTACATCAGAGAACAcgtacaggagagaaaccctttaAATGCAGTGAACGTGGCAAAGGCTTTTCCCAGAAGTCACACCTTGTTACACATCACACagttcacacaggagaaaagctTTATGGATGTGAATGTGGGAAGGCTTTCTCTCGAAAGTCACATCTCATTACACATAAGAgaactcatacaggagagaaaccctatgaatgcagTGACTGTAACAAAGTCTTCTCTCAGACATCACAGCTCATTATTCATCAGCGAagtcatacaggagagaaaccgtATGGCTGTGGTGAATGTGGGAGAGCCTTTAGTGGGAAGTCACAGCTTATTACTCATAAGAGAACCCACATAGATGAAAAACCCAAtaagtgcagtgaatgtgggaaagccttcagagAGAAATCAAGTCTCAATAAGCATCAGAGGATTCATGCAGGAGAGAAACCATATggatgcagtgaatgtgggaaagctttcagtggAAAGCCACTCCTCATTAGACATCAGAAAACTCATTCAGGAGAAAAACCCTATGGATGTAATGACTGtacaaaagcatttatttggaaGTCACAGCTCATTatacatcagagaactcacacaggagagaagccccATGGCTGCAgcgaatgtgggaaggccttctcCCAGAAGTCATACCTCATGATACATCAGTGAACTCACACAGAACAGAAACCCTAGAAATACAGGGAATGTGagaaacttaagaaaataatcacactTCTTTCTGTACCCTAAAACTCATTTATAGAAATTCTGTGAATGTCATGAGTACAGGAAAGTCTTTGGATGGAAGTTATACTTCCTTAAACGTCAGAGTGCCAGCTGGGAGAGTGAGCCTGTGCACAGTGAATGTGGCAGAGacaggagagcagagagctgCTCATTGTAAATCAGGCTATTCATACTGAGGAGAAAAATCATGACttaaaagaatatggaaaaatatttccatagaaataatGTTCAAAGGAAATTCAGTTTACAACTGTGATACTgcatctttaaagaaaagattatatATTCAATTCTAACTCATAAGTGTGTGAAGCTTTAaagatatttatgtatttgtctatatatgtatgttcGATAGTCATGACAGCAGAACAAGAAGCATATTCTTTCAGAGGTATATGGGGCTTATATTCCTGATTATGGCTACATaatatgaaatttatatattttcagagCATATGTGAAATGAATATAACCATGAACATGCTATGTGTCATGTACATAGCATGGCATCTGTCAAGAGTTCTACACAGAATATCATTTACCTTGTCCTACAACAATAGAAGGTAAACTAGGTCAAGTTATTgacttattatttaaaaaatagtctaaaTTGTATTACCAGATACTTTCTTGGCACAGGTAAATGAGTTTGAGAACTTCTACCATGCTCTGTCTTCAATAACAGGAGctgggattttttaaataaaatctccaGCTTCCTCTGAGTCACCAGTTTATATACAGAATTGCTGTTCATATTAGATACGTAAAAGGCAAGAATGCAAGTTAACATGGCTGACTGAGCAAAAGAGAAGCTCTGATTTGTATTGCTCATCAAtctaaatatgtgaaaaatggaGGCAGTAAAAACAAAAGGCCCACAAAGCATATCCTTCTATTTTTCCAGTGGGATTTCTGTGCAAGTTCAGTTGTACATTGATCAAATATAATATGGCCAAGAAACTATCTGTATTTTATGTTAATATGATAAGACATCATGTTGTCTGTTCTCTGCCaatcttttaatgttttccttaagTCCTTTGcagataattagaaaaagaaacccactttatttttaaagggccATGTAATTCTTTAAGGTTACATGCAGAGACTTTGCTAGGAGAATTAGGATTTTTGACAGGTTGATTCAGAGATCTCATACAGATGAGGCTTTAGaaattgagttattttatttgtaaaagatctttgtttaattatttaattacaagAAACCTTGCAATGTGCAAGATGTTATCTTGCTTTTCAATGCACCAACttttatttaagttaaaattattaataatgtgCCTTGAAAATGCCAAAAACCTTTTTGATGGTTGGTGAAATTTAGAGATTTGCACTATTCCCTAAACGTGTGATTTTTCTCGTATTGCCAACACAAAAATTTGTCTTTGTTGAAACTGTCTATTATGCAAGTTGTGCCTACCTCTGTTTAGAATTCTTAGTAATTCCTCTCCTTGGTATCGCTTGACAATGACCAAATCCTTTCTTGAATGATTGTAACATTCAGAATTACAGAAAACCAACTGTTTTCATTAGAGAAAGGAATACTCTTTAGATTGTATATCCAAGAGCAGACATTAAGTGCATATGGGGTTGTATTCAAAGTTAAAGTTAGGATCTAGGTTGGCAAAGTATCGCTGTAGGGTATGGTTTGACCCCAGATTTCTTACGCTGCCTGTATGAGGAGGTCTCCATTACTCTGAAGTGTCATGAGAACATTGGTGGCTGGTTTACCAGTCAGGGCCCAACCTTGAAAATAACAACTACTCTAAGTAAAACAGAAGGACTTTACAACAGGAAGTTGATGACACAGGTGATGGGAGAAGTGAGAAGCCAGAGAGGGTGGTGAGATGGACAAATGAGTAATTATTCGTTCACAGTTTTTGCTCTCCATCCCTACAAGCTTGGATTCCTCTGGGTTAGAGGTCTTAATTCTCAAGGAAAGAAGGCTTCTACCAAATGGCACAAAAATAGTTCTGTGACACTGGAAGTTAAAAGTTTTCAGCTTCTTGTGCAAGTGAATCAACAGTCAGAAGAGGAGGTTACTATTACTGCTGAAGTTTTTAATCCGTGGAGTTTAGGCATTGCTGGTGCACAGCTGGGGCCAGGTGGACCATATATGGAACCAACAGATTCGCTGCTGAGCCTTTTACTGTTTCCGTGTAAGATAGTAAGTTTCAGTGGGAATCTAAAGCCCCTCAGTGAGGATAGGATTACTAGGAATTCAGATTCTTCAGTAATGAAGATTTGGGTTTCCTCACCAGGTAAAGAACCTTGACTTGCTGATAGCTGGCTAATGGCAAGCATAACATGGAACAGGTGGCAGAAGaaagttatataaaaaaaaatcaaccaggaGCCAGCACagtcgtgtagtggttaagttcacatgctccgctttggtggcctgggattcacaggttcagatcccaggtgtggacttacacaccactcatcgtgccatgctgtggcagcatcccacatgtaaaacagaggaagattggcacagatgttagctcagagccaatcttcctcaccaaaaaaaatcataataataaccAGAGTTGTATGATAAGTACAGAGATGAATGTACCTgctatgcatatttttcttatgtttcaacacatttttcctatgttttgttttgatatgGAGCATTGgtgacattttgttttataatttagttCATAGATCATGAGATCAAGAAAAGTTATGTTGTGTCTAGACATCCTAGACTTGAGATGTGAACAGTAACTTATAGAACTTTGTATTCCTCTTGCTGGGGGAGAGAGTGAGTGTCATTGTGTGATTTGTTGATTCACAATAGGCAGAAGTGTCACATGTGTATCACAGAAGTGTGAGAAGAAAGGATGCTGAATAACAAAATGGTGGGCTGTGCTGATCCTGGGCCTGCTTGGTCCTCAGATCCATCCCCTGTCCTCCCCCAGCCTGCTCTGCTCTCAGGCAGGGCAAGTCTGCCTCATGGGATGTGTTCCAGTCTCCTGTGTCAGGTGCTTCTAGAAGAGTTTGGTTAGTGGAAGGTATTAATGGGAGATTGGAGGGTGTGAGATTAGTAAAAACTAGGGTATTTCTTCCCGTCTGTGCCCCAGGCATTCTCTCCAGCAAAGGCCGTGTCCCCTCTTTAGCCCCAGCTCCTCCTAAATGGCCTACCATGGTTACAGCACCGCTGGATGACCCTGGCCTCTGGGCTCCGGTAATACCTCCACCTCCTCTGACCCCTCCAGCCTAGTCTTGGTAATGAATTCTTGCTTCTGTTGAATTCCTGATGTCTTGCCACCCTCATTGGCTTCCCATCTCTCTTATTGTTACCAAGAGTTCAGTCTCTGAACTGGGtcccaatccaaataacgagaacagagtttTAGGTGAATAGGaaaatcagctttttttttctttaccaggTAAAGGGAGCTGACAACAAGCTGGTGCCTTAGGAGCTGCTGGCTCTCTTTTAAGAAGTGGGTGagaattttaaagatttgcaaGGAATGTGGCTTCTTGTAGGGAGGGGGAGCCTGTGGCCCTGCCGGTTCTGCACTTTCCTGCATTTGGCCTTGGGAGGCTGTTTGCAGGGAGGCGGTGGTGAGAGAAGGGAATCTGCAGAGGGATGTCCTTTGCTGTCTGCctccatggtggatggtggattccggtgccaggaagccaaggagctggggcctgggaagcttcagcttcttgatCTTCTCTGAACATCAGTTTCTTTGTCCTAAACTTCAAGGACCTGTGATgagccacaactttagtgggagcccagcatGAGGCCATGTGGGCtttaacattgtgtaacttctatttggttgtgaAGCTCAGGGAATcaaggttaaagaaacagatagtTACATGTGAGTGTAGCTAAAGCAGCAGGGGAAGGGgtgagtgcttttggttttaacctgGTATATGCTGGGCTCAGTGTAGGGGAACCACCAATAGCAGGGCTGGTGTTAATTAGGAGCCTGTAACACTATCCCTGTGTAACCAACTTCTCATCTTGAATTCCCTCTGTTTTACTTAGACTAGTTCTTATTTTCAAGATTGGACCCTGTGCGTTACAGCTGTGGGAGAAACAGTAGATAGTGGTTGCAGGTTCAGAGCAGGTTCAGAGCCAGCACCTCAACCTTGCAGAGTATATGAGTTCCTAGCaaaattattcataacagccaaatcctggaaacaattcaaaacaGCTTTTGggtggataaaggaaatgtggtatacccatacagtAAAATacttttcagcaataaaaagttaTGACATAGTTGCAGCAAGAAaggaaccagacacaaaagactagaTATTCTGTTTGTgtgaaaatatccagaaaaggcaaatcaaaagaGATGCAGATATGTGATTGCCTTAGGCTGGGGGTCGGTCAACTGCAAATGGGAATGGGGGTACTTGTAGGGGTGATAAAACTGGATTATGGTGATGGTGCATAACTCTACCTATTTACTGAAAGCCTTTGAATTGGACACTTATAATGGgtgaattacacctcaataaaggtGTTTAAAAATGGGTAGAGCTaaagataaaagtagaaaaatgcaCAATCGTAATTGGAgatttttttacttccttcttaCTAATAGAACAAGTGCACGCAAAAAATCTAGAAGGATATAAAGTATTTGGGAAATTTTATGAACGAACCTGACCTTTGACATTTACAGACCTCTGCACATAAAACCTGcagaatgtacatttttttcaaggaacATTGGACATGGAACATTGACTAATATAGACCATATGTGAAGCCATAAATCAGGTCTCCATAGATAAAAATCATAGGATATATTCCATAATaacaatagaattaaaataaatataatagtaaGCCATCTAGAAAATGCCCATATAGTTGAAAATTAGGCAATACACTCCTAAGTAACacataaaataaggaagaaatcaaaggagaacttAAAAACATAGTTTGAATTAAATGATAGGGAAAACAACACACCAGACTTAAAGAGTTGCGGCTGAAGCTGTGCATTAAAGGAAATTACAGCTTTAACctgtcagaaaagaagaaaagtctaatATCAGTGATTTAAGCCTCAGCCTTCCAGAgattgaaaaagagcaaagtaaatCCAAAGTAGAAGGTGGGaaacaataaagacaaaagaggaaatcagtaacctagaaaacaaaaaattgagaaaattaacaaaaatgtaattgattctttgaaaatatagaatGGATAAACCCCAGCTAGACCAATGAAGAGAACAGAAGAGTCAAATTACTCCTGGGAGGGACAAAAGAAGAGTTGTCATTACAGATCCTGtagatgttaaaagaaaaataggagaatttACAAACAGATTTTTTCCTAATGTATTttacaacttagatgaaatggacacttAGATGAAACTGACACAAGGTAAAATATATGGCTCTATATCTATTGCATGTATTAAATTCACCTCAGCACAAAAGAAAATTCACTGATGGGAAttctatgaaataatttattaaaacaatatgaATCCTACACAAACGAAGAGGAGTAagaaatacttcccaactcatttcgTAAGGCCAGCATAGCCCTCATACCAAAACCTGCCAAAGATActataagaaaagtaaaattacagaccaattcatgaatacagatgcaaaaatcctgaacaaaatattagcatatcaTAATTAACAAATAATAGCAACATAGGAAAGTGATactacatcatgaccaagtggcaTTTAACCCAGGAGTgcaaattttaatgaatatttgagaACCAATTGATGTAATTCACAACATTAACTAAAGAAAAATCATCTCAGtatatgcaaaaaaatttttgacAAAACTCAAATGGGAACATTTTGAGGGATTTGGAAATAGTTTGTCTCTTGGGGTGTTGGAGACAGGTCTATATTTATCATAACTCATTAAACCACACAATTAAAATACATGcattttgttgtatgtaaattatgcctcaatgaTAAACCCTCAACTCAGCCCCCACACAGCTCAATCTCTGATCGAAGTGCACAGAACCTATATTACTTTCCTGAATTGGGAAAGGGGTAATCCTCTTTGATCTAAGAGAGTATCATCTGGAGAGCCTTTACATTtcttatttatagaatatttaatataaaatttaaaatggctaAATATGCCAAAACTCAAGAAAATGTTACTgataatcaaaggaaaaaaacagtcaatagaaacagacccacacaggCCGgtaccatggccaagtggttaagtttgcatactccactgcagtggcccagggtttcaccggtttagatcctgggtgcagatgtgacaccactcatcaagccacgctgaggcggcatcccacatgccacaactagaaggagctacaattagaatatacaactatctactgggggatttgggggagaagaaataaaaagagaagattagcACCAGGTGTTAacttgggtgccaatctttaaaaaaaaaagagaaagaagcagatcCACACTTGCTTCAGAAATTGGAACTGGCAGAAAAGGACCTTGAGATAACTATCATTAATAAGtagaagaagacaggaagaggTAGACATAGTGAATGAAAAGATGTAGAATTGTAATAAACTGAATGTGTAGAAAAAGGGatattctaaaactaaaaatatgatgTCTGAGATTATGAGCTCATTGAGTGGGATTGACAGCAGAGAAGATATAGCAGAAAACAGGATTAATGAATTTAAAGTCAGTTCGATTGAAATATCTGTTAAAAAAGTAAAGTcaggagtgggagaaaatatttgcaaattacttATCTAAGAAAGatcttttatccagaatatacaaagaactctcaaaactcaaaataAGGACACAACTCAATTTTTTAAGTGGGCAAAATACTTGAAAACTTCCAAGAAAATATGTGGAttttaaataagcacatgaaaatatgatcaacatcattaattattagggaaactaCTATTACAGTGAGATGTCACTACACATCTTTTAGGCTCACAACGGACAAACAACTGAATattaaatgctggtgaggatgtggagccacTGGAACAGTGGGAATGCAAGATAATACAGTCTGGAAAGCAACTTGGCAGTTCCTTATAAAGTTAAGTATACATTTACCATATTGCCGATTTTTgcccaaaagaaaggaaaacttattttcacataaaaagcTGTATTGAGATGTTTATAGCCATTTTTGTATATTCACCAAAAACTGGATTCAAACCAAATGtccaactggtgaatggataaacatactGTAACCAACAGAATAGGTAAATGTCCTGTGCCACGTATCATGGAACACtgctcagcaatagaaaggagcAGCCCACCAGTATATGCACAGCATGGCTGGGTCGTAcgcattgtgctaagtgagagaagctgTGCTCAAAATGCTCCATTTATGTGACATCCTGGAAACGGCTTTAATTACAGAGAGGGAGATCAGTGATAGCCAGGGGttggaggtgaggaaggaaagTGGCTTCAAAGGGGCAGCAggagagggtttggggagaatTTTGGGGGGATGAGGGAAGCgtttgtatcttgattgtggtgacaaTCACATGACTATGCATTTGTCAATACTCGTAGCACTTCACGTCAACTGGAGTGAATTTGCTATATGcatatttaagataaataaaagtaaacttttaaaaatctgcctgGTCATTTTTATAGTCTCCTGttgcttatttatctttgtgatttcctaattgatttatttaaatcatcATTTTATAGCCTGTATCTGATCATTCTAATGTCTGATATCTTTTGCGCCTAAATCAGTTGCTTTTCATTGGATGACCTTTTCCCTCATAATGGCTTGTTTCCTTGTGGGTTTGGTGATCTTGGTGAACcattatttgtttactttaatCTGTAGGCATCTTGGGTGAATCAATTGGAGGACGTTTTCCTCCAGAGACAATTTTTGTTGATTCTGCTGAAGTCTGGGGGGCTGCCCCCCTGCGAGCCCTCTGGCCCGTCTCCACATCCTGGCCGGATGTGTGGTCTGGGGTTCAGCTCCTCTACCTCAGCAGTGTCTCCAGGCCCAGGTTCTGTTCTCAAACCTGCTGTCATTTCTATGTAGGGAAAGTGCCTTTTCCACCTGCTCGCGCTTTACCCAGCTCCACAGTGTCAGAGGAGCCTCCTGCCAACCACAAGACTCATTTCCCATAAGCCACTGTCATGAACATGATTTTTACTTGTCCaaaattttctaaagtttttctgtaaaaataacaACTACGTGATAACTGTGAGAAAAGCCTGGAGgttttttaaagcagtaaatTGAGGAAAAAGCTCCTGAGAGCCACTTATACTTGTTATAAAGATGTAAGAATGGATAGTGTGAGCATCGCTAGGAAATACATGCAGAtacatcagactaaacagcttctgcacagcaaaggaagccatcaacaaaacgaaaagacaacccactgactgggagaaaatatttgcaaatcatatatccaacaaggggctaatttccaaaatatgtgaagaactcgtacaactcaacaacaaaaaaaatgaacaacccgatcaaaaaatgggcagaggatatgaacacacatttttccaaagacggTATACAGATGGCTgtcaggcacatgaaaagatgttcagcatcactaattatcaggaaaatccaaatcaaaatgcaaatacaatgaaatatcacctcatacccatcagaatggctgtaattaacaaggcaggaaataaatattggagatggtggggagaaaagggaaccctcatacactgctgatgggaatgcaaacaggtgcagccactgtggaaaacagtatggagattcctcaaaaaactaaaaatagaaataccatatgatccaactgtcccactactgagtatttatccaaagaacttgaaatcaacaatacaaagagacttatgcagccctatgttcattgcagcattattcacagtagccaagacatggaagcaactcaagtgcccatcaactaatgattggataaagaagatggtatatatacacaatggaatactactcagccataaaaagacaaaattgtgccattttcgacaacatggatggattttgaGGGAATTATTCTAAGTggaataagacagagaaagacaaataccatatgatttcactcacatttggaagataaacaaacacatagataaggagaacagattagtggttaccagaggagtagggggcaggggagggtgaaaggggtaaaggggcacatgtgtctggtgatggataaaaactggactattggtggtgaacacgatgcagtctatacagaaactgaaatataatgtacatctgaaacttacacagtgttataagccaatatgacctcaataatattttaaaagatacatgcagataaaacatttatatgattttttcttaTGCTGAAGGTGGGGAATGAATAAATTTGTGGATCAGTGACATTAGTCCAAATTGTTAACCATTAGGAAATTATTTGAGTACTTTCTCACATATGACAACAAACTGATTCCAAAaggatttgaattttaatatatatataatcttataaagccagtcacaaaaaatatagatgaatatTTTTACAATCTTGAGTGGAAAGGCCTAAGAATGACACAAAAggcaaaaattctaaatgaaatacTATCAGATTTTACTGTAAACACTTCTGATTTCTGAATTACAAGTTAAAAGGCAAATGATTAGttataaaatatgtttctcaTGCATATATGACAGGGTTAAtactatatgtgtgtatatgcgtATGTGTCTTATAAATCAATACAAAGTGAATTGCCCAATAAAAATGGTCTGAAGATTGACTCAGCTAATAAGAGGAcctgtttgtccttcttttcttcctacaCTTTGGAATTAGTGTCTGGCACTCAAGGAGCCATCCTGAACTATAAGTTGACCATGAGATGAAAGCCACTAACTAGGGTGGTGGAAATGTAGGGGAATGTCTGATGATTTCATGGGGCCGGCACACCAGCCTGCCTATGGACTTCTtttcatgagaaagaaatttccataTTGTTTAGATCACCTTTTTCCCCCTGGTATATACTACCAAGCCTAAACCAATGGATAAAATATAGTAAGATTTCTAATGAAAAAAATGGCGGTTGccttcttcatctttctctctcctgtgtctATTGCTCTGtagtgtatgtgcgtgtgtgtgtgtgtgtatcctccTTTCCAGAGGAGTATAAATTAGTACAACCagtttggaaaattatttggcaATATTTAGTGAAATGTAACATATGCTTTTCCAAAGAGACAGCAATCGTACTCCCAGCAGAAATGCATACATGTGCTGACCAAAATACTTAGACAAAAATGTTCATGGCAACACTGTTAGTGGTAGCCAAAACTTGCAATGACTCAGATATCCACCAGCAGTAAAATGGaggaataaatagatgaaaattcACAGCTGCAAATACAACTATGTGCACAAGACGGATGAATCTAATAAACGTAACGCTGAGGAAAGAGACCGTACCCAAAAGAGGACACATGTATAATTCCACTCATAACAAGTTTGAAAACAGGCCAAACTAGTCCGCTCAGGATAGTGATTACTGTTAGGAGAGGCGCTTGAGTCTGGAATGGGGTCAAGGGGTGGTGGCGGTGCTGGTTACATGGATGTGTTCAGTGTAGGCGTCCATGCTCTGTACCCAATGTGCACTTTTCTGCACTTGTACTTCAGTAAAAGTTCTTCAAATAATGAGTGAAATAAAGGCATCTTCAGACAAAATGATCAAAATAGGTCATTACCTCAAAGCCCCAATAAAGGACAACAAAAGCTTGTAGTTCATGAAGCAATTAATTGAATCCAAAAGAAAGagtatgccaccccaaaatatgcctctatGGGGTATTGATTATTTTAGGttgattatatttaagaaatagaagaCTCAGGAAGCTTTTCttttacctcccccttaactgcgtaaaagaatttagataaatgCCTGTAGTAGGAACAGCTATCGCCAGAGATACCTACACAGAATATGGGCTGAGTGTAGTGCGGGAGACTGCGCAGGGCCTGGAGAGCAGAGTCCTCTCCGTGAACCATTGTCTCTGCAAAGcatgcaaacatttgtttaccaaacatttgcttttccatctccatgggcattgccttcctccc
This genomic interval carries:
- the LOC124226196 gene encoding zinc finger protein 84-like isoform X1 — translated: MTRSQGSLSFEDVAVVFTWEEWQLLDSAQKSVDRSVVLENWSSLVSLGFQVIKPDVIFKLEEEQQWIIDEDITGQRFSEYWKVDDYKAWHQEIQDRLKSLEQAHEGRASGKIVQSGMNLSLLKQKASKCVPNGKHLKYSLDLFTQNGNCGRKKSCKLNGYEKSFLYKKHEKTCIGLKYYECNECGKVISRKSRFVVHQRTRTGEKPFKCSERGKGFSQKSHLVTHHTVHTGEKLYGCECGKAFSRKSHLITHKRTHTGEKPYECSDCNKVFSQTSQLIIHQRSHTGEKPYGCGECGRAFSGKSQLITHKRTHIDEKPNKCSECGKAFREKSSLNKHQRIHAGEKPYGCSECGKAFSGKPLLIRHQKTHSGEKPYGCNDCTKAFIWKSQLIIHQRTHTGEKPHGCSECGKAFSQKSYLMIHQ